The Drosophila teissieri strain GT53w chromosome X, Prin_Dtei_1.1, whole genome shotgun sequence genome has a segment encoding these proteins:
- the LOC122623305 gene encoding cubilin homolog, whose product MSGVAARSRLLWCWAVLAILTDTWPYADGFVNSPKIISKDGNLIIESGANRNISFRLSGNSRFTINEELDVMELLLATSGSKKRTAGGKDELNTADEFVDARELADQLADFNRRAFGANGLNAMLRLQQNRTRGSIALIRRLQSRVRMVENWVDRMKTQLDANSCASGPCVNGGTCYNTYTGFRCQCRSAFEGSKCEVDVNECALYEGTDLGCQNGGQCQNQFGSYSCLCQPGWHGMHCTQRKADCSQSSAWELCGHGSCVPSADDAGYRCICEPGWKTNGLTPICGEDVDECSDSAGHKPCSTNCINLPGSFTCAPCPVGLTGNGISCRDLDECQTNNGGCSLSPKVDCINTYGSYHCGECPIGWTGDGRKCERSPQDYDIQTGQTPRACPAANNPCYPTASCFLISGTISCRCPVGMVGTGYAPNGCVNGTTTNCLGNPCLNDGICLDAGPSNFTCLCPSGFRPPICEPLPSPCDRQPCKNGGRCRPTTSGDLFVCQCLPGYRGRLCDTRFSSCNGMLSAASGRLRYPPSGTGYEHNAQCAWVIRTNESLVVNVTFQSFDVEDSTECRFDWLQINDGRSAAAQIIGRYCGNHLPHGGNIVSSGNQLYLWFRSDNSTAKEGFDLTWNSIRPQCGGRINFDTHGTLASPGSPGNYPKNRDCRWQLVAPTNKRIKLTFFSLQLEQHENCNFDYVLIRDTISGRELAKYCTTGGAPAPLLLPTHLAEIHFHSDAEGSDTGFQLHYSVEERVPGCGGVYTAKQGTISESSRANPEPGGVSCEYEIQLAVGELVAIQFVVLELDPLDCVEVLDITDEGGSILQDKICGTDEARLNPPAYTSQFNRLKIKFYARAGSFLLNYRTACAYKLDSEQGTITSPGYPNLTRSDRVCTYTINTATNTVISLKRIDFQLIGADNDDEDTDIDGCLTTNLRINDGLNRQILGPYCGKVQPAEEFVSETNYLQLHLETEVDSVGRGFKFEYRALPSGGDRCGGVHTRSGDHIRLPGNGNSYASEATCYWVIMAPANKAIRLHWNSFRLESSMDCSFDYVEIYDSLGAQLGDDKSKPMAKYCGYTVPEDLLSHSRQLVIKFVSDYSESDGGFDMSYTFEERARCGGHIHATSGELTTPDYPANYSAGLDCDWHLTGALGHQLEIQLESFDLELSPNCSADYLQVRNGGGRDSPLIGTFCGRDIPTRIPGFSHEMRLILHTDTAINGRGFRLRWRAFAFGCGGRLRANTGAISSPRYPNPYPNLAHCEWRIYVHPGSGISILVEDMELEGLSNCYYDSVKIYSGIRLPNQSADKVLCRSDDLANPLIQLDNNEGTIVFDTDLTNSYRGFRISYKANCIRNLTATTGSIESLNYMEPFWETIPINCSWTIRAPKGNRVLIEISHLARHEQHMPTANVPGGLYIVDGRNVQEVVTPQAVNISGEVVTVVHNASNVNFQLDYRIDGCMEELRGEEGSFQSPNYPKMYPNNLECYWLITVERHSAVELTIDGLDLEESPNCTKDALTVSNHRNAVASHERHCGSTSKLVITSSGHRMHVRFISDESHNGGGFMATYRTVKTTCGGKLAARNGVIESPNYPLNYPAHSECEWQVEVSPHHQIVFEMSDLDLESGYGCNWDYLEAYDLAEDDSEGRKLFKVCGDVEESSELLASSSNMAVVRFISDDSISRKGFRLHFHESCGQTISVDESMFDYIQMSRQAARNETCLWVFQAQEPNKRIIFTPTHVKLREDADQRYPTEGDCLDVGVKIYEGTEPQGTPRLKFCRSHPPALISNGQALTVSVPLQLVEEFEGHYMMMDTSCGSVYTALSGKFSSPYYPASYPPNIECLWLLEASVGNSISLTLESLDLEKSDGCNRDYLEVREESERGQLIGVYCGNELPGVIHSRGAIWMKFKSDDDTVGEGFMASYNYEHHNEINGTDGLIQSPHFPSKFQDSEPYSWRITVDKEYVVEVSLLYLSDLDQPHLSFYDGYSDIGARIEVTSASEPIISSTNVLYFKSNRGPFQLTWNRLSKEALRSNRTAEERTRQCGNQLITIDRSVIGFHSPGYPNGYEQHLNCFWTLVPSNLAMHAVLTLSQIDLEMFSEDCIADYVRIHSSNDLQNWSKLSTLCTLPTESSERIFHGTPYLKVEFVTDASVNKTGFNGIVRTACGSEITASKGLVNITELLKVNPRPNQDCVWTLKVRQGRRIQIDFPDFQLQNNAASGSSDCRNYLLLRNGNDEDSPFLGRGKYCEDVVHEVLNTTSNKAYIKFHFASPPRFVVSFRFEELRYTTSGRIRLSAATDEVQYISSPYYPNLPHPHSECIWIVEAPPEHRIMLHFNGAFDLLDATEATKECEREYVLVNDGSTELKTEIGRYCGKRKPDTIYSTGNQLRIRYMTDVSEPHMGFNASVSVARCGGSFHSPEGVISSPARELLAIHEDGKQLQECVYTIELEMGSTIDLMGEHMQIPMLLNGSCSPRNHLLLEEMDAFGVSGEEKIVDTLMLCGDDTKHLMSETNKIVFRYRFLDGIPAESQGFRFKYTSLGSRCGETIYASVGVLQTPGYPMGVPHPMHCVWHVQVPKGRRVRLEILDFNMGSAEEARPRHRFSGRLVVANDFMMQSVLGRYSRDPPAEVLSSDNTMAIDAFLLPIAQIHGIKLRFSAYGSSSCQRVALDLNAAREVQFQRFNASTTLHCSYQIEPLINSTVLIQVKEYNTSSVMMGNAHLCALLSPLKFNRLEQEERLMQRILCDYQPAVPGKPLPAIRVPFNIQMVVSASERNGLTNLVLGYSMQTCGGVFVLEPGDNTTLHQPTGMESMAGAIDCAWAIGPYTDASGEDEVVPQDIQLEVSVYDVNLPAPILAIQSPASPCLHHYLKVYNGPDQNSPLLGQYCNQATAVPMVVERGLFLEYHSDSYSPNATFNVSVKYGSGCGGKLVYPYRAIDFAEQYKNNVECIWEVEAAMGYHIGLTFHGRFYIEDSPGCTKDYLLVQQHNETTGNWSDLQRICGRDPPEMINTTSQSLRLIFRSDGDTVADGFLVKFERNCGGLLYADSEEQELSSPGYPTGYEKHLQCNWTIVPRSPAMGGVLVSFLTFDLEQAPISVCLFDNLTVTTKDKGKDPQRSILCGVKHNHEYRGKEYINLLFRTDGSYSGRGFTLRYTSRLCGGVITQTSMVESPVQHTDNNQPPGSDCYWNLTAPAGHKFNIKFVSIDFEANANCAYDGVEVFSGSTPDPRYRWGRFCGRFNEDLPLISIPQERGIIHSFSDDRDPSRGFRALVRVMPNCDETISLNGSSRYVYSKFNNAGGYQNDLDCQTVFQVNPDQQISVEFSNFHVQDSNGCGSDYVELRDGGGTFADIIGRFCGQNQPPTLRSTRHTLYMRFVTDDKVTDTGFQVTINAIPRLCGSTEITLSADGTKEVTINSPTRTPGGNYANGVSCFWKIKGDSLLRVQFINFDLHAPDKNGSCVEDFLKIYNSEDAPLLEQGLGTDLVFNGQTSRKNGLGFATEHVYCGNVKPDIYYGQSSEVYLKFRSKGLEQRGGFQLQVALNSNGERHYDGLQGRVHLSQSSDCSIIIRAPPNHTLSLYYAELIFGTYDCEMEHLEVFDRTNRTLQRVCSFVDMGKSLFSDANELRLQMKTGSFLTSLDITYLASPVEKGPGCGGQFYNTEGIFSNPFYPTNVRNNSDCQWLVRVPSNNVVFLTFEVFNLGSKTTCHTDYLQILEKNAAGTQREMRRFCGEDQPRYYKSKRSEVLVRFHKTVNYDGVGWVIRFAGVYSDYQIPRYLFGGGGA is encoded by the exons atGAGTGGAGTAGCTGCGAGGAGCAGACTCCTGTGGTGCTGGGCCGTCTTGGCGATCCTCACAGATACTTGGCCTTATGCTGACGGTTTTGTCAACTC GCCGAAAATTATTAGTAAAGATGGCAATTTGATTATTGAATCGGGAGCCAATCGCAATATTAGCTTTCGACTGAGCGGAAATTCACGGTTTACCATCAACGAGGAGTTGGATGTCATGGAACTCTTGCTGGCCACCAGTGGCTCCAAAAAGCGAACCGCTGGCGGCAAGGATGAGTTGAACACCGCCGATGAGTTTGTGGATGCGCGGGAGCTGGCGGATCAGCTGGCCGATTTCAATAGGCGCGCCTTTGGAGCCAATGGTTTGAATGCAATGCTGCGCTTGCAGCAAAACAG GACCCGAGGATCGATAGCGCTGATACGGCGCTTGCAGTCGCGAGTTAGAATGGTGGAGAACTGGGTGGATCGGATGAAGACGCAGTTGGATGCGAACAGCTGCGCAAGTGGACCATGCGTGAATGGAGGCACCTGCTACAACACCTACACCGGATTCCGCTGCCAATGTCGCTCGGCATTCGAG GGCAGCAAGTGCGAGGTGGACGTCAACGAGTGCGCACTGTACGAGGGCACCGACCTGGGCTGCCAGAATGGAGGGCAGTGCCAGAATCAGTTTGGCTCGTACAGCTGCCTGTGCCAGCCGGGCTGGCATGGGATGCACTGCACCCAGCGCAAGGCGGATTGCTCGCAGTCCAGTGCCTGGGAGCTGTGTGGCCATGGTTCGTGTGTGCCCAGTGCGGACGATGCCGGCTATCGTTGCATCTGTGAGCCGGGTTGGAAGACCAATGGCCTGACGCCCATTTGTGGCGAGGATGTCGACGAGTGCAGCGATTCCGCTGGCCACAAGCCCTGCTCCACGAACTGCATCAATCTGCCCGGCAGCTTCACCTGTGCCCCCTGCCCCGTCGGCCTGACAGGGAACGGGATCAGCTGCCGGGACTTGGACGAGTGCCAGACGAACAACGGTGGCTGCAGTCTCAGTCCCAAGGTGGATTGCATCAATACCTATGGTTCGTATCACTGCGGCGAGTGTCCCATCGGCTGGACCGGTGATGGGCGCAAGTGCGAGAGAAGCCCCCAGGACTATGACATCCAAACTGGACAGACGCCAAGAGCCTGTCCGGCGGCCAACAATCCCTGCTATCCAACGGCCAGCTGCTTCCTGATCTCCGGCACCATATCCTGCCGATGTCCAGTGGGCATGGTGGGCACTGGATACGCTCCGAATGGCTGTGTCAATGGCACCACCACGAATTGCTTGGGAAATCCCTGCCTG AATGATGGCATTTGCCTGGATGCCGGACCCTCGAACTTCACCTGCCTGTGTCCCAGTGGCTTCCGTCCGCCGATCTGCGAGCCACTGCCGAGTCCCTGCGATCGACAGCCCTGCAAGAACGGTGGTCGCTGTCGCCCCACCACCAGTGGCGATCTCTTCGTCTGCCAGTGCCTGCCCGGCTACCGGGGTCGTCTTTGCGACACCCGTTTCAGCAGCTGCAACGGCATGCTGAGTGCGGCGAGTGGCAGGCTGAGGTATCCGCCGAGTGGCACTGGTTACGAGCACAATGCCCAGTGCGCTTGGGTGATCCGGACCAACGAATCGCTGGTGGTGAATGTCACGTTCCAGAGCTTCGATGTGGAGGATTCCACGGAATGCCGCTTCGATTGGCTGCAGATTAACGATGGCCGTTCGGCGGCTGCTCAGATAATTGGACGCTATTGTGGTAACCATTTGCCGCATGGCGGCAATATCGTATCCTCCGGCAATCAGCTCTATCTGTGGTTCCGATCCGACAACTCGACGGCCAAAGAGGGATTCGATCTCACGTGGAACTCCATACGGCCGCAGTGCGGTGGTCGCATCAATTTCGACACCCACGGCACACTCGCCTCGCCGGGATCGCCCGGCAATTATCCCAAGAATCGCGACTGCCGGTGGCAACTGGTGGCGCCCACCAACAAACGCATCAAGCTGACCTTCTTCAGTttgcagctggagcagcacgAGAATTGTAACTTCGATTATGTGCTG ATCAGGGACACGATTTCCGGACGTGAGCTGGCCAAATACTGCACCACCGGAGGAGCGCCGgcaccgctgctgctgcccaccCACCTGGCGGagatccatttccattcggATGCCGAGGGCAGCGACACGGGCTTCCAGCTGCACTATTCCGTGGAGGAGCGTGTGCCCGGCTGCGGTGGTGTCTACACCGCCAAGCAGGGTACCATTTCTGAGTCATCCAGAGCCAATCCCGAACCAGGTGGCGTCTCCTGCGAGTACGAAATCCAATTGGCCGTGGGCGAGCTGGTGGCCATTCAGTTTGTGGTCCTGGAGCTGGATCCACTGGACTGCGTGGAGGTGCTGGACATCACGGACGAGGGCGGTAGCATTCTGCAGGATAAGATATGCGGCACGGATGAGGCGCGTCTGAATCCTCCTGCCTACACATCGCAATTCAATCGGCTGAAGATTAAGTTCTATGCCCGTGCCGGCAGCTTCCTGTTGAACTACCGGACGGCCTGCGCTTATAAACTGGACAGTGAACAGGGCACCATTACCTCGCCCGGTTATCCCAATCTAACCAGATCGGATCGCGTTTGCACCTATACGATTAATACGGCCACCAACACGGTGATCAGTTTGAAGAGGATCGACTTTCAGTTGATCGGTGCCGATAACGACGATGAAGACACCGACATCGATGGCTGCCTGACCACCAACTTGAGA ATCAACGATGGACTGAACCGCCAGATCCTGGGGCCCTATTGCGGCAAGGTTCAGCCGGCGGAGGAGTTCGTTAGCGAGACCAACTACCTGCAGCTTCACCTGGAAACGGAAGTGGACAGCGTGGGGCGTGGCTTCAAGTTCGAGTATCGAGCGCTGCCCAGCGGCGGCGATAGGTGCGGTGGAGTACACACCCGTTCCGGCGATCACATCCGTCTGCCGGGGAATGGGAACTCGTATGCCAGTGAAGCCACCTGTTACTGGGTGATAATGGCGCCGGCGAACAAGGCCATCCGCCTGCACTGGAACAGCTTCCGTTTGGAGAGCTCGATGGACTGCAGCTTTGACTATGTGGAGATCTACGATAGCCTGGGTGCCCAGTTGGGCGACGACAAGAGCAAGCCGATGGCCAAGTACTGCGGCTATACGGTGCCCGAGGATCTGCTCAGCCACTCGCGTCAGCTGGTCATCAAGTTCGTGTCGGACTACAGCGAATCGGATGGTGGCTTCGACATGAGCTACACGTTCGAGGAACGCGCCCGGTGCGGCGGTCACATCCATGCGACCAGCGGCGAGCTAACCACACCGGACTATCCGGCCAACTACTCAGCCGGCTTGGATTGCGATTGGCACTTGACCGGCGCGCTTGGCCATCAGCTGGAGATACAGCTGGAGAGCTTCGATCTGGAGCTATCGCCGAACTGCTCGGCCGATTATCTGCAGGTAAGGAACGGCGGCGGCAGAGATTCCCCGCTGATCGGCACCTTCTGCGGCCGGGATATACCCACACGGATACCCGGATTCAGTCACGAGATGCGACTGATCCTGCACACGGATACGGCGATCAACGGCCGTGGCTTCCGGCTGCGTTGGCGCGCCTTTGCCTTCGGCTGCGGCGGACGACTGCGTGCGAATACGGGCGCCATTTCGTCGCCCCGCTACCCGAATCCGTATCCCAATCTGGCGCACTGTGAGTGGCGGATTTACGTGCATCCCGGATCGGGTATTTCGATACTGGTCGAGGACATGGAACTGGAGGGCTTGAGCAATTGCTACTACGACAGCGTGAAGATCTACTCGGGCATTAGGCTGCCCAACCAGAGCGCCGACAAGGTACTCTGCAGGAGCGATGATCTGGCCAATCCGCTCATCCAGCTGGACAACAACGAAGGCACCATCGTCTTCGATACCGATTTGACCAACTCATATCGCGGCTTTCGCATATCCTACAAGGCGAATTGCATACGCAACCTGACGGCCACCACGGGCAGCATCGAGAGTCTGAACTACATGGAACCATTCTGGGAGACAATACCCATCAACTGTAGCTGGACCATACGTGCGCCCAAGGGCAATCGCGTTCTCATCGAAATCTCCCACTTGGCACGGCACGAGCAGCATATGCCCACTGCCAACGTACCCGGCGGATTGTACATTGTCGATGGCCGGAATGTCCAGGAGGTAGTCACGCCGCAGGCGGTGAACATCAGTGGCGAAGTGGTGACCGTCGTCCACAATGCCAGCAATGTGAACTTCCAGCTGGACTATCGCATCGATGGCTGCATGGAGGAGCTGCGCGGCGAGGAGGGCTCCTTCCAATCGCCCAACTATCCGAAAATGTATCCCAACAACCTCGAGTGCTACTGGCTGATCACCGTCGAGCGGCACAGCGCCGTCGAGCTCACGATCGATGGCCTCGATCTCGAGGAGAGTCCCAATTGCACCAAGGATGCGCTGACG GTGTCCAACCATAGAAACGCGGTGGCCAGCCACGAACGCCATTGCGGCTCCACGTCCAAACTGGTGATCACCAGCTCTGGTCACAGGATGCACGTGCGTTTCATCTCCGATGAGTCGCACAACGGCGGTGGCTTCATGGCCACCTATAGAACGGTGAAAACAA CTTGTGGTGGCAAACTGGCGGCACGCAACGGAGTGATCGAATCGCCCAATTATCCGCTCAATTATCCGGCGCACAGCGAGTGCGAGTGGCAGGTGGAGGTCTCTCCGCATCACCAGATCGTTTTCGAGATGTCCGACCTGGATCTGGAGTCCGGGTACGGCTGCAACTGGGACTATCTGGAGGCGTACGATCTGGCCGAGGACGACTCGGAGGGTCGGAAGTTGTTCAAGGTCTGCGGCGATGTGGAGGAGAGTAGCGAACTGCTGGCTTCCTCATCCAATATGGCTGTGGTGCGATTCATCAGCGATGATTCCATCTCGCGCAAGGGCTTCCGGCTGCACTTCCACGAGTCCTGTGGCCAAACG ATAAGCGTCGATGAGTCCATGTTTGATTACATCCAAATGTCGCGGCAGGCGGCGCGCAACGAGACCTGCTTATGGGTATTCCAAGCCCAGGAGCCCAACAAGCGCATCATCTTCACGCCCACCCATGTGAAGCTGCGCGAGGATGCCGACCAGCGGTATCCCACGGAGGGCGATTGCCTCGATGTGGGCGTCAAGATCTACGAGGGTACGGAGCCGCAGGGCACACCACGTCTCAAGTTCTGTCGCTCGCATCCGCCGGCCTTGATCTCCAATGGCCAGGCACTGACCGTCAGTGTGCCGCTGCAGCTGGTGGAGGAGTTCGAGGGACACTACATGATGATGGACACGTCGTGTGGCAGTGTCTACACCGCTCTGTCGGGCAAATTTAGTTCGCCCTATTATCCCGCCTCGTATCCGCCGAACATTGAGTGCCTGTGGCTGCTGGAAGCCAGCGTGGGTAATTCCATTAGTCTCACGCTGGAGTCGCTGGACCTGGAGAAGTCGGATGGCTGCAATCGGGACTATCTGGAGGTGCGCGAGGAATCGGAGCGGGGCCAACTGATTGGCGTCTATTGTGGCAACGAGCTGCCCGGTGTGATACACTCGCGCGGTGCCATCTGGATGAAGTTCAAGAGTGACGACGACACTGTGGGCGAGGGATTCATGGCCTCCTACAACTATG AGCACCACAATGAGATCAATGGCACGGATGGCCTGATCCAGTCGCCGCACTTTCCGAGCAAGTTCCAGGACTCGGAGCCGTACAGCTGGCGCATCACCGTCGACAAGGAGTACGTGGTGGAGGTATCGCTGCTCTATCTCAGCGATCTGGATCAACCGCACTTGAGTTTCTACGACGGCTATTCGGACATTGGTGCTCGCATCGAGGTGACCAGTGCCAGCGAACCCATCATCTCCAGCACGAATGTGCTCTACTTCAAGAGCAACCGTGGCCCGTTCCAACTCACTTGGAATCGGTTATCCAAGGAGGCGCTACGCTCGAATCGTACGGCGGAGGAGCGGACACGGCAGTGTGGCAACCAGTTGATTACCATCGATCGGTCGGTCATCGGCTTCCATTCGCCGGGCTATCCCAATGGCTACGAACAGCATCTCAACTGCTTCTGGACATTGGTGCCCTCGAATCTGGCCATGCATGCCGTGCTCACACTCAGTCAAATCGATCTGGAGATGTTTAGCGAGGATTGCATTGCTGACTATGTTCGCATCCACAGTAGTAACGATCTGCAGAACTGGTCGAAGCTGAGCACGCTGTGCACCCTGCCCACGGAGTCGAGTGAGCGAATCTTCCACGGAACGCCGTATCTCAAGGTGGAATTCGTGACGGATGCCAGTGTGAACAAGACGGGATTCAATGGCATTGTGCGCACGGCCTGCGGCTCGGAGATCACTGCCTCCAAGGGTCTGGTTAACATCACGGAGTTACTAAAGGTCAATCCGCGTCCGAACCAGGATTGCGTGTGGACGCTGAAAGTGCGCCAGGGCCGAAGGATCCAGATCGATTTCCCCGACTTCCAATTGCAGAACAACGCCGCCAGCGGATCGAGTGACTGCCGGAATTATCTCTTGCTACGCAATGGCAACGATGAAGATTCGCCCTTCCTGGGCCGTGGCAAGTACTGTGAGGATGTCGTGCACGAGGTGCTGAACACCACCTCCAATAAGGCCTATATAAAGTTCCACTTTGCGAGTCCACCCCGCTTCGTGGTGTCCTTCCGCTTCGAGGAGCTGCGCTACACCACCTCCGGTCGCATCCGTTTGTCCGCCGCCACCGACGAGGTGCAGTACATCAGCTCGCCGTATTACCCGAATCTTCCGCATCCGCATTCCGAGTGCATTTGGATCGTGGAAGCACCACCAGAACACCGCATAATGCTGCATTTCAATGGTGCATTCGATCTGTTGGACGCCACCGAAGCGACCAAGGAATGCGAACGTGAATATGTTCTGGTCAACGATGGCAGTACGGAGCTAAAAACGGAAATCGGTCGTTACTGCGGCAAACGTAAGCCGGACACCATTTACTCCACCGGTAATCAGCTGCGGATACGCTACATGACGGATGTCTCCGAGCCGCACATGGGCTTCAATGCCAGTGTGAGTGTGGCCCGATGCGGTGGCTCGTTCCACAGTCCGGAGGGTGTGATATCGTCGCCGGCAAGGGAGCTCCTGGCGATCCACGAGGATGGCAAGCAGCTGCAGGAGTGCGTGTACACCATCGAACTGGAGATGGGCAGCACCATCGATCTGATGGGTGAGCATATGCAGATACCCATGCTGCTCAATGGTAGCTGCTCGCCGCGGAATCATTTGCTGCTCGAGGAGATGGATGCCTTTGGGGTGAGCGGTGAGGAGAAGATCGTGGACACACTAATGCTCTGCGGCGATGACACGAAGCACCTGATGAGTGAGACGAACAAGATCGTCTTCCGATACCGATTCCTCGATGGCATACCGGCGGAGAGTCAGGGCTTCCGTTTCAAGTACACGTCGCTGGGCTCGCGTTGCGGCGAGACCATCTACGCGTCGGTGGGAGTTCTGCAAACACCCGGCTATCCCATGGGCGTGCCACATCCCATGCACTGTGTGTGGCACGTGCAGGTGCCCAAGGGCAGGAGGGTGCGTCTGGAGATTCTGGACTTTAACATGGGCTCGGCGGAGGAAGCCAGGCCAAGGCATCGCTTCAGTGGTCGTCTGGTCGTGGCGAACGATTTCATGATGCAGTCGGTCCTGGGACGCTACAGCCGAGATCCCCCCGCAGAGGTGCTTTCCTCTGACAACACCATGGCCATCGATGCCTTCCTACTGCCCATCGCCCAGATTCATGGCATCAAGCTGCGGTTCAGTGCCTACGGCTCCAGCAGCTGCCAGCGAGTCGCGTTGGACCTAAATGCGGCCAGGGAGGTTCAGTTCCAGCGGTTCAATGCCAGCACTACGCTGCACTGCAGCTACCAAATCGAACCGCTGATCAATAGCACCGTGCTGATTCAG GTGAAGGAATACAACACCAGTTCGGTGATGATGGGGAATGCACATCTCTGCGCACTGCTCTCGCCGCTTAAGTTCAACCGcttggagcaggaggagcggCTAATGCAGCGCATTCTCTGCGATTACCAGCCAGCCGTTCCTGGCAAGCCCCTGCCCGCCATCCGGGTGCCATTCAACATCCAAATGGTCGTCTCAGCATCCGAGCGCAACGGACTGACCAATCTCGTCCTGGGCTACAGCATGCAGACATGCGGCGGTGTCTTTGTGCTGGAACCGGGCGATAATACAACGCTGCATCAGCCAACGGGAATGGAGTCGATGGCGGGCGCCATTGACTGTGCCTGGGCCATTGGACCCTATACGGATGCCAGTGGCGAGGACGAAGTGGTGCCCCAGGACATCCAGCTGGAGGTGTCCGTATATGATGTCAATCTGCCAGCGCCGATCTTGGCCATACAATCTCCGGCATCCCCATGCCTGCATCACTATCTCAAG GTGTACAATGGACCCGATCAGAACTCACCTTTGTTGGGACAGTACTGCAACCAGGCCACTGCTGTGCCAATGGTGGTGGAGCGAGGCCTCTTCCTGGAGTACCACTCCGATAGCTACTCGCCCAATGCCACCTTCAATGTGTCCGTGAAGTATGGCTCTGGATGCGGTGGCAAGCTGGTGTATCCCTACAGGGCCATCGACTTTGCGGAGCAGTACAAGAACAATGTGGAGTGCAtctgggaggtggaggcggCGATGGGCTACCACATTGGTCTAACGTTCCATGGGCGCTTCTACATCGAGGACAGTCCTGGCTGCACCAAGGATTACCTGCTCGTTCAGCAGCACAACGAAACCACTGGCAATTGGTCCGATCTCCAGCGGATTTGCGGACGTGATCCGCCCGAGATGATAAACACCACATCACAGTCGCTGCGGCTAATCTTCCGCTCCGATGGCGATACGGTGGCCGATGGTTTCCTGGTCAAGTTCGAGAGGAATTGCGGTGGCCTGCTGTACGCCGACAGCGAGGAACAGGAGCTCTCCAGTCCGGGCTATCCAACTGGCTATGAGAAGCACTTGCAATGCAACTGGACCATAGTGCCCCGGAGTCCCGCGATGGGCGGTGTCCTGGTGAGCTTTTTGACTTTCGATCTGGAACAGGCGCCCATATCCGTTTGCCTCTTCGACAATCTCACGGTGACCACAAAGGATAAGGGCAAGGATCCGCAACGCAGCATTCTCTGCGGCGTCAAGCACAACCACGAGTACCGCGGCAAGGAGTACATCAATCTACTATTCCGTACGGATGGCAGTTACTCCGGCCGGGGATTCACATTGCGCTACACCAGCCGTCTGTGCGGTGGAGTTATCACGCAAACTTCTATGGTGGAATCACCCGTACAGCATACGGATAACAACCAGCCGCCCGGTAGTGATTGCTATTGGAATCTAACCGCCCCCGCGGGTCACAAATTCAACATTAAGTTCGTTTCCATCGACTTTGAGGCGAATGCCAATTGTGCCTACGATGGCGTCGAGGTCTTCTCCGGCTCCACGCCGGATCCGCGCTACAGGTGGGGTCGCTTCTGCGGTCGCTTTAACGAGGATCTGCCACTGATCAGTATTCCCCAGGAGCGTGGCATCATACACAGCTTCTCCGATGACCGCGATCCTTCGCGGGGATTCCGTGCCCTGGTTCGCGTAATGCCCAATTGCGATGAGACCATCTCGCTGAATGGATCGTCGCGTTATGTGTATAGCAAGTTCAACAACGCTGGCGGTTATCAAAACGACTTGGATTGCCAGACGGTGTTCCAAGTGAATCCCGATCAGCAGATCAGCGTGGAGTTCAGCAACTTCCATGTGCAAGACTCGAACGGATGCGGCAGTGACTATGTGGAGTTGCGCGATGGTGGCGGCACCTTTGCCGATATCATCGGGCGTTTCTGTGGCCAAAATCAACCGCCCACGCTGAGGAGCACCAGGCATACGCTTTACATGCGCTTCGTCACCGATGACAAGGTGACGGATACGGGCTTCCAGGTGACCATCAATGCCATTCCCCGGCTATGCGGCAGTACAGAGATTACGTTGAGCGCGGACGGCACCAAGGAGGTCACCATTAATTCACCGACACGAACGCCGGGTGGCAATTACGCCAATGGTGTGTCTTGCTTCTGGAAAATCAAGGGTGACTCCCTGCTGCGGGTGCAGTTCATCAATTTCGATCTCCACGCACCCGACAAAAACGGCAGCTGTGTGGAGGACTTTTTGAAAATCTACAATAGTGAG GATGCACCGCTGTTGGAGCAGGGATTGGGCACTGACCTGGTGTTCAATGGCCAGACTTCCAGGAAGAATGGTCTCGGCTTTGCCACGGAGCACGTGTACTGCGGCAATGTCAAGCCGGACATCTATTATGGCCAGTCCAGCGAGGTGTACCTGAAGTTCCGGTCGAAGGGCTTGGAGCAGCGTGGCGGATTCCAGTTACAGGTCGCACTCAACTCCAACGGAGAGCGCCACTACGATGGCCTGCAGGGTCGAGTGCATCTATCCCAGTCATCCGATTGCAGCATCATTATCCGGGCTCCACCTAATCACACCCTGAGTTTGTACTACGCCGAGCTGATATTCGGCACCTACGACTGCGAAATGGAGCATCTGGAGGTGTTCGACAGGACGAATCGAACATTGCAGCGCGTCTGCTCCTTTGTGGACATGGGCAAGAGCCTGTTCAGCGATGCGAATGAACTGCGGCTGCAGATGAAGACCGGCTCGTTCTTGACCTCGCTGGATATCACCTATTTGGCCAGCCCGGTGGAGAAGGGTCCTGGTTGCGGCGGTCAGTTCTACAACACCGAGGGCATCTTCTCCAATCCCTTCTATCCGACCAATGTGCGCAATAACTCCGACTGCCAGTGGCTCGTCCGGGTGCCAAGTAACAATGTTGTCTTCCTCACATTTGAAG TCTTCAATCTGGGCTCGAAGACCACCTGTCACACGGATTACCTGCAGATCCTGGAGAAGAACGCGGCCGGAACTCAGCGCGAAATGAGACGCTTCTGTGGCGAGGACCAACCAAGGTACTACAAGAGCAAGCGCAGCGAAGTGCTCGTCCGCTTCCACAAGACGGTCAACTACGATGGTGTCGGTTGGGTGatccgctttgccggggtctactccgactatcagatacccagGTACTTGtttggcggcggcggcgctTAG